The Solibacillus sp. FSL R7-0682 genome includes a window with the following:
- a CDS encoding enoyl-CoA hydratase, giving the protein MEFLSWTVEEGVAIATISRPPANALSQGLIQDVNALLDAVEQDESVRVIVIHGEGRFFSAGADIKEFTSVASGEEFAGLAKNGQVVFERLETYSKPIIAAIHGAALGGGLELAMGCHIRFVTETAKLGLPELSLGIIPGFAGTQRLPRYVGVAKAAEMMFTSDPISGVEAVQWGLANKAFTDEELLPKTLEIAKKIAKKSPIALKAAIQMLNYSKTPSFYEGVEAEAASFGEVFVSGDAKEGIQAFIEKREPIFTGK; this is encoded by the coding sequence ATGGAGTTTCTTAGTTGGACAGTAGAAGAAGGCGTAGCAATCGCTACGATTTCGAGACCACCAGCAAATGCGTTATCACAAGGTTTAATTCAGGATGTCAATGCATTGTTAGACGCGGTTGAGCAAGATGAATCGGTTCGCGTAATCGTTATTCATGGAGAAGGCCGTTTCTTCTCAGCAGGCGCTGATATTAAAGAGTTTACTAGTGTAGCATCAGGTGAAGAGTTTGCAGGGCTAGCGAAAAACGGTCAAGTTGTTTTCGAACGATTAGAAACGTATTCTAAGCCAATTATTGCAGCAATTCACGGAGCGGCCCTAGGTGGTGGATTAGAGCTTGCGATGGGATGTCATATACGTTTCGTTACTGAAACAGCAAAGCTCGGCTTACCAGAGTTATCGTTAGGAATTATTCCTGGTTTTGCAGGGACTCAGCGTTTACCACGTTATGTAGGTGTTGCAAAAGCAGCGGAAATGATGTTCACAAGTGATCCGATTTCAGGGGTGGAAGCGGTTCAGTGGGGATTAGCAAACAAAGCGTTCACAGATGAAGAGCTATTACCGAAAACGCTTGAAATCGCGAAGAAAATTGCGAAGAAGTCTCCGATCGCATTAAAAGCAGCAATTCAAATGCTGAATTATTCTAAGACACCATCATTTTATGAAGGTGTAGAAGCAGAGGCAGCGAGCTTTGGTGAAGTATTTGTATCAGGCGATGCAAAAGAAGGTATCCAAGCATTTATTGAAAAACGTGAACCAATTTTTACAGGTAAATAA
- a CDS encoding DUF350 domain-containing protein — protein sequence MQLSSSFWRHPLVETAGYFSVVVLCLFVAMILFEIVTKYKNWEEIKNGNVAVALATGGKIMGICNIFRYSIEQHTSFVEMVGWGLFGFMLLIFAYLLFEFLTPKFNVDEEIAADNRSVGFISFTISVGLSFVIGASIS from the coding sequence TTGCAGCTAAGTTCAAGCTTTTGGCGCCATCCGCTCGTTGAAACAGCTGGCTATTTTAGCGTTGTTGTCCTATGCTTGTTTGTTGCGATGATTCTATTTGAAATCGTTACAAAATATAAAAATTGGGAAGAGATAAAAAATGGAAATGTTGCAGTAGCACTTGCAACAGGCGGAAAAATTATGGGGATTTGTAATATTTTCCGCTATTCAATTGAGCAGCATACATCATTTGTTGAGATGGTAGGCTGGGGATTATTCGGATTTATGTTACTAATTTTTGCCTATTTATTATTTGAATTTTTAACGCCTAAGTTTAATGTGGACGAAGAAATTGCAGCAGACAATCGTTCGGTTGGCTTTATCTCATTCACGATTTCAGTCGGTTTGTCATTCGTAATTGGTGCTAGTATATCCTAG
- a CDS encoding electron transfer flavoprotein subunit beta/FixA family protein, with amino-acid sequence MNIFVLVKRTFDTEEKIVVANGKIQEDGAEFIINPYDEYAIEEAIQKRDALGGKVTVVTIGGEDAEKQLRTALAMGADEAVLINTEDDLDELDQYSAAYILAEYLKDKEADLILAGNVAIDGGSGQVGPRLADLLGINYVTTITSLEIDGTNVKIVRDIEGDSEILETSLPLLVTAQQGLNEPRYPSLPGIMKAKKKPLEELELDDLDIDEDDVEVKVETVEIYLPPQKAAGRILEGDLSAQVKELVNLLHNEAKVV; translated from the coding sequence ATGAATATTTTTGTATTAGTAAAACGTACTTTTGACACAGAAGAAAAAATCGTTGTAGCAAACGGTAAAATTCAAGAAGATGGTGCAGAGTTTATCATCAATCCATATGATGAGTACGCAATTGAGGAAGCGATTCAAAAGCGTGATGCATTAGGCGGTAAAGTAACAGTTGTAACAATCGGTGGCGAAGATGCAGAAAAGCAATTACGTACAGCATTAGCAATGGGCGCTGATGAAGCAGTTTTAATTAATACAGAAGATGATTTAGATGAATTAGATCAATATTCAGCAGCTTATATTTTAGCTGAATATTTAAAAGACAAAGAAGCAGATTTAATTTTAGCAGGTAACGTTGCAATTGATGGTGGTTCTGGTCAAGTAGGTCCTCGTTTAGCGGATTTACTAGGCATCAACTACGTAACAACAATTACAAGCCTTGAAATTGACGGAACGAATGTGAAAATCGTTCGTGATATCGAAGGTGATTCTGAAATTTTAGAAACATCTTTACCATTACTAGTAACAGCACAACAAGGGTTAAACGAACCACGTTACCCATCTTTACCAGGGATCATGAAGGCGAAAAAGAAACCACTTGAAGAGCTTGAGTTAGATGATTTAGACATTGATGAAGATGATGTTGAAGTAAAAGTAGAAACTGTAGAAATTTACTTACCACCACAAAAAGCAGCTGGACGTATTTTAGAAGGTGACCTTTCTGCACAGGTAAAAGAATTAGTTAACTTATTGCACAACGAAGCAAAAGTAGTTTAA
- a CDS encoding TetR/AcrR family transcriptional regulator: MKRNKPKYMQIVDAAVIAIAENGYHQAQVSKIAKQAGVADGTIYLYFKNKEDILISVFQEKMGIFVENLQDIIKSGETSSEKLSRMIENHFQVLSSDRHLATVTQLELRQSNKEIRLKINTILKEYLVLLDQILIEGMLNGEFNQAMDVRIARQMVFGTIDEITTTWVMNEYRYDLMEQAPKVKQLILNAIKA; the protein is encoded by the coding sequence TTGAAACGAAATAAACCCAAGTATATGCAAATAGTAGATGCTGCAGTCATTGCAATAGCAGAAAATGGCTATCATCAAGCCCAAGTTTCTAAAATTGCCAAACAGGCTGGAGTAGCTGATGGGACAATCTATTTATATTTTAAAAACAAAGAAGATATTTTAATTTCCGTATTCCAGGAAAAAATGGGTATTTTCGTAGAGAATTTACAGGATATAATTAAAAGTGGAGAAACTTCTTCCGAAAAGCTCAGTCGAATGATTGAAAATCATTTCCAAGTTTTATCGAGTGATCGCCATTTAGCTACAGTAACTCAATTGGAGTTAAGACAGTCGAATAAAGAAATTAGATTGAAGATTAATACTATTTTAAAAGAGTACTTAGTATTACTCGATCAAATTTTAATCGAAGGTATGTTAAATGGAGAGTTTAATCAAGCAATGGATGTTCGTATTGCTCGTCAAATGGTCTTTGGAACAATCGATGAAATTACGACAACATGGGTAATGAATGAATATCGATATGACTTAATGGAACAAGCTCCAAAAGTTAAACAATTAATATTAAATGCAATTAAAGCATAA
- a CDS encoding long-chain-fatty-acid--CoA ligase: MSEKVWLSSYPEEIPHTLDIPAIPVQQFLTQAYEEVPNKIGLHFMGKEMTYKELYESAMKFANYLRSLGVEKGDRVAIMLPNCPQAVIAYYGTMYAGGIVVQTNPLYTERELQYQMADSGAKVILVMDILYPRTMKIIKETSLENVIVTGIKDYLPFPKNLVYPFIQKKQYGFSVKVEHSGTNHLFTEIMKSASTSPIEVDFDFEEDLALLQYTGGTTGFPKGVMLTHKNLISNTTMCDAWMYRCNKREETILGILPFFHVYGMTTVLILSVMQQGKMVLLPKFDAEQALKTIDKQKPTLFPGAPTMYIGLLNHPDLSKYDLSSIKACLSGSAPLPLEVQESFEKISGGRVVEGYGLTETSPVTHANPIWENRINGSIGLPWPNTDSVILRSGEAEILPPGEIGEIAIKGPQVMKGYWNRPEDTAMTFNDGWFLTGDLGYMDEKGYFYVVDRKKDMIIAGGFNIYPREVEEILYEHEAVQECVVAGIPDPYRGETVKAYIVLKEGKSVTEKELNEFCRKNLAAYKVPRFYEFRNELPKTAVGKILRRTLVDEEKQKIAEQPAAK, from the coding sequence ATGAGTGAAAAGGTTTGGTTATCGAGTTATCCGGAAGAAATTCCACATACGTTGGATATTCCGGCAATACCTGTACAGCAATTTTTAACACAGGCATACGAAGAAGTACCAAACAAAATTGGCTTGCATTTTATGGGGAAGGAAATGACATACAAGGAATTGTATGAATCAGCAATGAAGTTTGCTAATTATCTGCGTTCTCTAGGGGTGGAGAAGGGCGATCGAGTAGCAATTATGTTACCAAACTGTCCACAAGCGGTAATTGCATACTATGGTACGATGTATGCAGGCGGTATTGTCGTTCAAACGAACCCACTTTATACAGAACGTGAGCTTCAATATCAAATGGCGGATTCTGGTGCAAAAGTAATCTTAGTCATGGACATTTTGTATCCGCGTACAATGAAAATAATTAAAGAAACGAGTTTAGAAAATGTTATCGTTACGGGAATTAAAGACTATTTACCATTCCCTAAAAATTTAGTGTATCCATTTATTCAAAAGAAGCAGTATGGCTTCAGTGTAAAAGTGGAGCATAGCGGAACAAATCATCTGTTTACTGAAATAATGAAATCTGCTTCTACAAGCCCAATTGAGGTAGACTTTGATTTTGAAGAGGATTTAGCATTATTACAATACACAGGTGGTACGACAGGATTCCCAAAAGGCGTAATGCTAACTCATAAAAACCTCATTTCAAATACAACTATGTGTGATGCATGGATGTATCGTTGTAACAAGCGAGAGGAAACGATTTTAGGTATTTTGCCATTCTTCCACGTATATGGAATGACGACTGTATTAATTTTATCAGTGATGCAACAGGGGAAAATGGTGTTATTACCGAAATTTGATGCTGAGCAAGCATTGAAAACAATCGACAAACAAAAGCCGACATTATTCCCAGGGGCACCAACTATGTATATCGGATTATTAAATCATCCAGACCTTTCTAAATATGACCTCTCTTCAATAAAAGCATGCTTAAGTGGCTCAGCACCACTTCCATTAGAAGTTCAAGAAAGCTTTGAAAAAATTTCTGGTGGCCGTGTCGTAGAAGGCTATGGTTTAACTGAAACGTCTCCAGTAACGCATGCAAACCCAATTTGGGAAAATCGTATCAATGGTTCAATTGGTTTACCATGGCCAAATACAGATTCTGTAATTTTACGGTCAGGTGAAGCCGAAATTTTACCTCCGGGTGAAATTGGGGAAATTGCAATTAAAGGTCCGCAAGTAATGAAAGGCTACTGGAACCGTCCTGAAGACACAGCAATGACTTTCAATGATGGCTGGTTCTTAACAGGAGACTTAGGCTATATGGATGAAAAAGGTTATTTCTATGTAGTTGATCGTAAAAAGGATATGATTATTGCAGGTGGCTTTAATATTTATCCACGTGAAGTAGAAGAAATTTTATACGAGCATGAAGCCGTTCAGGAATGTGTTGTAGCTGGTATTCCAGATCCATATCGTGGGGAGACGGTGAAGGCATACATTGTTCTTAAAGAAGGTAAATCAGTAACTGAAAAAGAGTTAAATGAATTTTGCCGTAAAAATTTAGCTGCATATAAAGTGCCGCGCTTCTATGAGTTCCGTAATGAGCTACCAAAAACAGCTGTAGGAAAGATTTTACGTCGAACACTTGTTGACGAAGAGAAGCAAAAGATTGCAGAGCAACCAGCGGCAAAATAA